The following are from one region of the Microbacterium paraoxydans genome:
- a CDS encoding ROK family protein: MAEVSTGLGTGRASVSAVLDFAWTAGEFTATEAMAGTSLTRSTAIDAIDTLVTAEVLRELPNARAIGDYRSGRPARRFALAADLGVVLGIDAGDTHLAVTVADLLDRTLVHHRVEVDPAQSADDRRATILQHLAAARDEAGVPPERVLAVCAGVAAPVNRDGISPPHPDGFWERTNPGLADALRDWAPVVEVKNDAQLAAIAEGTLGVAVDCRDYVALLASERFGGGVVVDGHVLHGAHGGVGEGVVFDHIVGVGSAVGLRHALEEHARAAVADGEAAADGPIGRLVADGPVDPRLVLTLAASGDADALRVAERVGATLARVVGVLGSMYDPARVIICGAVAESIEPVLAAARRILPDELHLPAPEILASTLGAEVVSAGAVATARKAARERAVPRLAEQRLTA; encoded by the coding sequence GTGGCAGAGGTCTCGACAGGACTCGGCACCGGCCGCGCGAGTGTGAGCGCGGTGCTCGACTTCGCCTGGACGGCCGGCGAGTTCACCGCCACCGAGGCGATGGCCGGCACCTCGCTCACCCGCTCCACGGCCATCGACGCCATCGACACGCTCGTCACCGCCGAGGTGCTGCGCGAGCTGCCGAACGCGCGCGCCATCGGCGACTACCGCTCCGGACGCCCCGCGCGCCGCTTCGCCCTCGCGGCGGACCTCGGCGTGGTGCTGGGCATCGACGCCGGCGACACGCACCTCGCGGTCACCGTCGCGGATCTGCTCGACCGCACGCTCGTGCATCATCGCGTGGAGGTCGACCCCGCGCAGAGCGCCGACGACCGCCGGGCGACGATCCTGCAGCACCTCGCCGCCGCGCGCGACGAGGCCGGGGTGCCCCCGGAGCGCGTGCTCGCCGTGTGCGCCGGTGTCGCCGCCCCCGTGAACCGCGACGGCATCTCACCCCCGCACCCCGACGGCTTCTGGGAACGCACGAACCCCGGCCTCGCGGACGCTCTGCGCGACTGGGCACCGGTGGTCGAGGTCAAGAACGACGCCCAGCTGGCCGCGATCGCCGAGGGGACGCTCGGGGTCGCCGTCGACTGCCGCGACTACGTGGCCCTGCTCGCCAGCGAGCGCTTCGGCGGCGGCGTCGTCGTCGACGGGCATGTACTGCACGGCGCCCACGGCGGCGTCGGCGAGGGCGTGGTGTTCGACCACATCGTCGGCGTCGGCTCGGCGGTGGGGCTGCGGCACGCGCTGGAGGAGCACGCCCGGGCCGCCGTCGCGGACGGCGAGGCTGCCGCCGACGGACCCATCGGCCGGCTTGTGGCGGATGGGCCGGTCGATCCCCGGTTGGTGCTGACGCTCGCCGCCTCCGGAGACGCCGACGCCCTCCGCGTCGCCGAGCGCGTGGGCGCCACCCTCGCCCGCGTCGTCGGGGTGCTCGGCAGCATGTACGACCCCGCGCGCGTGATCATCTGCGGCGCCGTGGCGGAGAGCATCGAACCCGTGCTGGCCGCCGCCCGCCGGATCCTCCCGGACGAGCTGCACCTGCCCGCACCCGAGATCCTCGCCTCGACGCTCGGCGCGGAGGTCGTGTCAGCCGGGGCCGTCGCGACCGCCCGGAAGGCCGCCCGGGAACGGGCCGTTCCCCGCCTCGCGGAACAGCGCCTCACCGCCTGA
- a CDS encoding ArsR/SmtB family transcription factor yields the protein MSQLGHALSSPTRVQMCLALLDGRAWTSGELAHAAGVSRSTASEHLTALLDVRLVALRRQGRHSYVTLASPDAAHIIEAATAYAGKAAPVSSLRAATARDGMALARTCYDHLAGRLGVALFDVLVERGHLTPDLAVTATGRDLFESIAGPDALVPSSRRPLVRSCLDWTERRSHLSGHLGAVLLRAARDRGWIHAQQTSRAVTISPAGTAAFHSLFGIPPTLS from the coding sequence GTGTCCCAGCTGGGACACGCGCTCAGCAGCCCGACCCGGGTGCAGATGTGTCTGGCGCTCCTCGACGGCCGGGCATGGACGTCCGGCGAGCTCGCGCATGCCGCCGGGGTGTCGAGGTCGACGGCGTCGGAGCACCTGACGGCGCTCCTCGACGTCCGGCTCGTCGCACTCCGCCGACAGGGGCGGCACTCCTACGTCACCCTCGCGTCTCCCGACGCCGCGCACATCATCGAGGCCGCGACGGCATACGCCGGGAAAGCGGCTCCCGTCTCGAGCCTTCGTGCGGCGACGGCGCGAGACGGCATGGCCCTGGCCCGCACCTGCTACGACCACCTCGCCGGTCGCCTGGGGGTCGCCCTCTTCGACGTGCTCGTCGAGCGGGGGCACCTCACGCCGGACCTCGCGGTGACCGCGACGGGGCGCGACCTGTTCGAGAGCATCGCGGGGCCGGATGCTTTGGTGCCGTCGTCTCGTCGTCCTCTTGTGCGGAGCTGCCTCGACTGGACCGAACGGCGCTCGCATCTCTCGGGCCACCTCGGAGCCGTCCTCCTCCGCGCCGCGCGTGACAGGGGCTGGATCCACGCTCAGCAGACCTCGCGCGCCGTGACGATCTCTCCCGCCGGCACGGCCGCCTTCCACAGCCTCTTCGGTATTCCGCCGACACTGTCCTGA
- a CDS encoding flavin reductase family protein — MRTTRSVDLPVLYFGTPVALITTVNPDGSSNISPISSAWALGPRYMLGLGAEGQAAANIERVRDLVINLPSADLVHAVEAIAPTTGRSPVPAEKVPAYRHEPDKWSLGGFTPVPSDAVIPFRISECPVQIEARVAQIIPIDGGDALAVEAEVLQVHVHEDILKAHGPDRIDTDKWDPLSYAFRHYFAQGPRVGSNFRAPLLDDPVVA, encoded by the coding sequence ATGAGAACCACGCGGAGCGTCGACCTGCCGGTGTTGTACTTCGGGACCCCCGTCGCGCTGATCACCACGGTCAACCCCGACGGGTCGTCGAACATCAGCCCGATCTCGTCCGCATGGGCGCTGGGGCCGCGGTACATGCTCGGGCTCGGTGCCGAAGGACAGGCGGCCGCGAACATCGAACGGGTCAGGGACCTCGTCATCAACCTCCCCTCCGCCGACCTCGTGCACGCCGTGGAGGCGATCGCGCCGACCACCGGCCGCTCGCCGGTTCCCGCCGAGAAGGTTCCCGCGTACCGGCATGAGCCGGACAAATGGAGTCTCGGGGGCTTCACCCCTGTCCCGTCGGACGCGGTGATCCCGTTCCGGATTTCAGAATGTCCGGTGCAGATCGAAGCGCGCGTGGCGCAGATCATCCCGATCGACGGCGGCGACGCACTGGCGGTCGAAGCGGAGGTCCTGCAGGTCCACGTGCACGAGGACATCCTGAAGGCGCACGGACCGGACCGCATCGACACGGACAAGTGGGACCCTCTCTCCTACGCCTTCCGCCACTACTTCGCCCAGGGGCCTCGGGTCGGCTCCAACTTCCGCGCGCCGCTCCTCGACGACCCCGTCGTGGCGTGA
- a CDS encoding dihydrolipoamide acetyltransferase family protein, producing MSTQNFPLPDVGEGLTEAEIVAWKVAPGDRVAINDVICEIETAKSLVELPSPHAGVVGELLVDEGATVEVGTPIITFVTDPAAGSGTGSVAPGTVATAEAPAPEEGGGSVLVGYGSGSGATSRRKRPAERPVRSSVGVIAKPPIRKLARDLGVDLTSVTPTGADGEVTRDDVMKHASQASVFRNIETPEWGSVREETVPAPQAPSGLARGLAPVRPSAAGDDRTESIPVKGVRKATSSAMVQSAYSAPHVTVWKEIDATRTMELVKRLKASPDYADIKVSPLLIMARAVIWAVRRTPMVNAAWIDTEAGAEIAVRHYVNLGIAAATPRGLLVPNIKDAQDLSMKDLARALNRLTLTAREGKTPPADQQNGTITITNIGVFGMDAGTPIINPGEAGIVAMGTISQKPWVVDGEVRPRWVTTVAGSFDHRVIDGDGMSRFIADVASILEEPALLVD from the coding sequence ATGAGCACGCAGAACTTCCCCCTCCCGGACGTCGGCGAAGGGCTGACCGAGGCCGAGATCGTCGCGTGGAAGGTGGCCCCGGGCGACCGGGTCGCCATCAACGACGTCATCTGCGAGATCGAGACCGCGAAGTCCCTCGTCGAGCTGCCCTCCCCGCACGCGGGCGTGGTCGGCGAGCTGCTCGTCGACGAGGGGGCGACGGTCGAGGTCGGCACCCCGATCATCACCTTCGTGACCGACCCTGCGGCCGGCTCGGGGACCGGTTCGGTCGCCCCCGGCACCGTCGCGACGGCGGAGGCGCCCGCGCCCGAGGAGGGCGGCGGGTCGGTGCTCGTCGGCTACGGCTCCGGAAGCGGCGCGACCTCGCGACGCAAGCGCCCGGCCGAGCGCCCCGTGCGGTCGTCGGTCGGCGTGATCGCGAAGCCGCCGATCCGCAAGCTCGCCCGCGACCTCGGCGTCGACCTCACGAGCGTGACGCCCACGGGTGCCGACGGCGAGGTCACCCGGGACGACGTCATGAAGCACGCCTCCCAGGCCAGCGTCTTCCGCAACATCGAGACCCCGGAGTGGGGGAGCGTGCGGGAGGAGACCGTCCCCGCGCCGCAGGCCCCGTCCGGCCTGGCGCGTGGCCTCGCGCCCGTGCGCCCGTCGGCGGCCGGGGACGACCGCACCGAGTCCATCCCCGTGAAGGGCGTGCGCAAGGCGACGTCGTCGGCGATGGTGCAGAGCGCGTACTCCGCCCCGCACGTGACGGTGTGGAAGGAGATCGACGCCACCCGCACGATGGAGCTCGTCAAGCGCCTCAAGGCCTCGCCCGACTACGCCGACATCAAGGTCTCGCCACTGCTCATCATGGCCCGCGCGGTGATCTGGGCGGTCCGCCGGACGCCGATGGTCAACGCGGCCTGGATCGACACCGAAGCCGGGGCCGAGATCGCCGTGCGCCACTACGTGAACCTCGGCATCGCCGCCGCCACGCCCCGCGGTCTGCTCGTGCCGAACATCAAGGACGCGCAGGACCTCAGCATGAAGGACCTCGCCCGCGCCCTGAACCGGCTCACGCTCACGGCACGCGAGGGCAAGACCCCGCCGGCCGACCAGCAGAACGGCACCATCACCATCACGAACATCGGCGTGTTCGGGATGGACGCGGGCACGCCGATCATCAACCCGGGGGAGGCGGGCATCGTCGCCATGGGCACGATCAGCCAGAAGCCCTGGGTCGTCGACGGCGAGGTGCGCCCGCGCTGGGTGACCACGGTCGCCGGCTCGTTCGACCACCGCGTGATCGACGGCGACGGCATGAGCCGCTTTATCGCCGACGTCGCCTCCATCCTCGAGGAGCCCGCGCTCCTGGTGGACTGA
- a CDS encoding alpha-ketoacid dehydrogenase subunit beta: MPLGKALNAGMRKAMEDDPKVILMGEDIGKLGGVFRITEHLQRDFGEQRVLDTPLAESALVGTAIGLAIAGFRPVVEIQFDGFVFPAFDQITTQLAKLTNRHEGSLRLPVVIRIPYGGHIGAVEHHQESPEAYFTHTPGLRVVSPSTANDAYWMIQEAIASDDPVIFLEPKSRYWPKGEVELDASAVPLHSSRVVRTGTDVTLVGHGAMVTTLLQAAALAEAEGTSCEVVDVRSLSPVDYEPILGSVRKTGRMVYAQEAPGFTSLGSEIAATVMERAFYALEAPVLRVSGYDTPFPPAKLEGAYLPDADRILEAVDRSLAY, encoded by the coding sequence ATGCCGCTGGGCAAGGCGCTGAACGCCGGTATGCGCAAGGCGATGGAGGACGACCCGAAGGTCATCCTCATGGGCGAGGACATCGGCAAGCTCGGCGGCGTGTTCCGCATCACCGAGCACCTGCAGCGCGACTTCGGGGAGCAGCGCGTGCTGGACACCCCGCTCGCGGAGTCGGCCCTGGTCGGCACCGCGATCGGCCTCGCGATAGCCGGATTCCGTCCCGTCGTCGAGATCCAGTTCGACGGCTTCGTCTTCCCCGCGTTCGACCAGATCACCACCCAGCTCGCCAAGCTCACCAACCGGCACGAGGGGTCGCTGCGGCTGCCCGTCGTGATCCGCATTCCGTACGGCGGGCACATCGGGGCGGTCGAGCACCACCAGGAGAGCCCGGAGGCCTACTTCACGCACACCCCCGGTCTGCGCGTGGTGTCGCCGTCCACCGCGAACGACGCCTACTGGATGATCCAGGAGGCCATCGCCTCGGACGACCCGGTGATCTTCCTGGAGCCGAAGAGCCGGTACTGGCCGAAGGGCGAGGTCGAGCTCGACGCCTCCGCCGTCCCGCTGCACTCCTCGCGGGTGGTGCGGACCGGAACCGACGTCACGCTCGTCGGACACGGCGCCATGGTGACGACGCTGCTCCAGGCCGCCGCGCTCGCCGAGGCCGAGGGCACGAGCTGCGAGGTCGTTGACGTGCGCTCGCTGTCGCCGGTGGACTACGAGCCGATCCTCGGGTCGGTGCGCAAGACCGGACGCATGGTCTACGCGCAGGAGGCTCCGGGATTCACGAGCCTCGGCAGCGAGATCGCCGCGACCGTCATGGAGCGCGCGTTCTACGCCCTCGAGGCTCCGGTGCTGCGCGTCTCCGGCTACGACACCCCGTTCCCGCCCGCGAAGCTCGAGGGCGCGTACCTGCCGGATGCCGACCGCATCCTCGAAGCCGTCGACCGCTCCCTGGCCTACTGA
- a CDS encoding thiamine pyrophosphate-dependent dehydrogenase E1 component subunit alpha, whose protein sequence is MSTSETPLVRVLDETGKVAPTPAAEQYLPLIEAIPDAELAQFYRDMVGIRAIDTQATNLQRQGQLALWPPSRGQEAAQVGSGRAARAQDTIFPSYREHAVTRIRGVDPVDIIKLMRGVSHGGWDPTDPKNGNTRLYTLVLGSQVLHAAGYAMGLTFDGRTGTGDPERDEAVVVYYGDGASSQGDVHEAMVFAASYQAPTLFFLQNNHWAISVPVTTQSRVPLVQRSAGYGIPSVRVDGNDVLASYAVSRVALDEARAGGGPRAIEAVTYRLGAHTTSDDPTKYRGDDEELAWAGRDPIVRMRAFLENRGAEESFFTEVDAEAADAAEDLRARTVQLGPPRADLMFDHVYSEPHPLIEEQKAWRARYEASFEGEGQ, encoded by the coding sequence GTGAGCACCTCTGAGACCCCCCTCGTGCGCGTTCTGGACGAGACCGGAAAGGTCGCCCCGACGCCCGCCGCGGAGCAGTACCTGCCGCTCATCGAGGCGATCCCCGACGCCGAGCTCGCGCAGTTCTACCGCGACATGGTGGGCATCCGCGCGATCGACACCCAGGCCACCAACCTGCAGCGCCAGGGCCAGCTCGCCTTGTGGCCGCCGAGCCGCGGACAGGAGGCGGCGCAGGTCGGCTCCGGTCGGGCCGCCCGCGCACAGGACACGATCTTCCCCTCGTACCGCGAGCACGCGGTCACCCGGATCCGCGGCGTGGACCCGGTGGACATCATCAAGCTCATGCGCGGCGTCTCCCACGGCGGCTGGGACCCGACCGACCCGAAGAACGGCAATACCCGGCTCTACACGCTCGTCCTCGGCTCGCAGGTGCTGCACGCCGCCGGCTATGCGATGGGCCTCACGTTCGACGGGCGCACCGGCACCGGCGACCCTGAGCGCGACGAGGCGGTCGTCGTCTACTACGGCGACGGCGCCTCCAGCCAGGGCGACGTGCACGAGGCCATGGTGTTCGCGGCCAGCTACCAGGCCCCGACGCTGTTCTTCCTGCAGAACAACCACTGGGCGATCTCGGTCCCCGTCACCACGCAGTCGCGCGTGCCGCTCGTGCAGCGCAGCGCCGGGTACGGCATCCCGAGCGTCCGCGTGGACGGCAACGACGTGCTCGCCAGCTACGCGGTGTCCCGGGTGGCCCTCGACGAGGCGCGCGCCGGCGGCGGACCCCGCGCCATCGAGGCCGTGACCTACCGGCTCGGTGCGCACACGACCAGCGACGATCCCACGAAGTACCGCGGCGACGACGAGGAGCTCGCGTGGGCCGGGCGGGACCCGATCGTCCGGATGCGCGCGTTCCTGGAGAACCGCGGCGCCGAGGAGAGCTTCTTCACCGAGGTCGACGCCGAGGCCGCCGATGCCGCGGAAGACCTCCGCGCCCGCACCGTGCAGCTCGGCCCGCCCCGCGCCGACCTCATGTTCGACCACGTGTACAGCGAGCCGCATCCGCTGATCGAGGAGCAGAAAGCCTGGCGCGCCCGCTACGAGGCGTCGTTCGAAGGAGAAGGCCAGTGA
- a CDS encoding histidinol-phosphate transaminase: MTEPTLPRIRPAIASLAPYRQGKQAGPEAFKLSSNENPFDPLPSVLDALQHTTPMNRYPDATAGRLRARLGARYGVEPEQVHVASGSVAILHQLVLATASVGDEVVYAWRSFEAYPSLPLVAGATGVQVPLTADSRHDLDAMADAVTDRTRAIIVCTPNNPTGPVVTSAEFAAFVDRVPSDVLIILDEAYAEFVIAPDAVDGLAERVFETHPNVVVLRTFSKAYGLAGLRVGYAIGHEKVLDAARTTGIPLSVTSAAENAAIASLDAEAELLERVAVIVERRARLVEGLRAQGWEVPDAQGNFVWLPTGARTDEVAAAFVDADLIVRPFSGDGIRISVGEEAAVARVLEVAATLR; encoded by the coding sequence GTGACCGAGCCGACCCTGCCCCGCATCCGTCCCGCCATCGCCTCCCTCGCGCCGTACCGCCAGGGCAAGCAGGCCGGTCCCGAGGCCTTCAAGCTCTCCAGCAACGAGAATCCGTTCGACCCGCTGCCCTCGGTCCTCGACGCGCTGCAGCACACGACGCCGATGAACCGGTATCCCGATGCCACCGCCGGCCGCCTGCGTGCGCGGCTCGGGGCCCGCTACGGGGTCGAGCCCGAGCAGGTCCATGTCGCCTCCGGCAGTGTCGCGATCCTGCATCAGCTCGTCCTCGCCACTGCCTCGGTCGGCGACGAGGTCGTCTACGCCTGGCGGTCATTCGAGGCGTACCCGAGCCTGCCGCTGGTCGCGGGCGCGACCGGGGTGCAGGTGCCGCTGACGGCCGACTCCCGCCACGACCTCGACGCGATGGCCGACGCCGTGACCGACCGCACGCGCGCGATCATCGTCTGCACCCCGAACAACCCGACCGGACCCGTCGTCACCTCTGCCGAGTTCGCGGCGTTCGTGGACCGTGTGCCGTCCGACGTGCTCATCATCCTCGACGAGGCCTACGCCGAGTTCGTCATCGCCCCCGATGCCGTCGACGGCCTGGCCGAGCGCGTGTTCGAGACGCACCCGAACGTGGTCGTCCTCCGCACGTTCTCCAAGGCCTATGGTCTGGCGGGCCTCCGGGTCGGCTACGCGATCGGCCACGAGAAGGTGCTCGACGCGGCACGGACGACCGGCATCCCGCTGTCGGTCACGTCCGCGGCCGAGAACGCCGCCATCGCGAGCCTCGACGCCGAAGCCGAACTCCTGGAGCGCGTCGCCGTGATCGTCGAACGTCGCGCCCGTCTCGTCGAGGGGCTCCGAGCGCAGGGCTGGGAGGTGCCGGACGCCCAGGGCAACTTCGTCTGGCTGCCGACCGGCGCGCGCACCGACGAGGTCGCGGCGGCGTTCGTCGACGCCGACCTGATCGTGCGTCCGTTCTCCGGCGACGGCATCCGGATCTCCGTCGGCGAGGAGGCGGCCGTCGCCCGCGTGCTCGAGGTCGCGGCGACCCTCCGCTGA
- a CDS encoding ribbon-helix-helix protein, CopG family: MAMTVRLPEELDARLEDIARARHVSKHAVIIEAATRFADSESKTDRVLALADEVTERYGDAITRLEDA; encoded by the coding sequence ATGGCTATGACGGTGCGACTCCCTGAGGAACTCGATGCACGGCTCGAAGACATCGCACGAGCCCGGCACGTCTCCAAGCACGCCGTGATCATCGAGGCGGCCACCCGGTTCGCGGACAGCGAGTCCAAGACCGATCGAGTTCTGGCGCTCGCGGACGAGGTGACCGAACGCTACGGCGACGCCATCACGCGCCTCGAAGACGCCTGA
- a CDS encoding type II toxin-antitoxin system death-on-curing family toxin, whose translation MATEYIEPEQALALIAKLGLHVRDEGLLFSALARPAAGMFGVDAYPTFAEKAAALMSSVAQNHALFDGNKRTALYLTFIFIRLNGYDITFTNDEAFEFVIDVAQSRMDLGEIAQVLAAHIRPVDDRG comes from the coding sequence ATGGCCACCGAGTACATCGAGCCCGAGCAGGCCCTCGCGCTGATCGCGAAGCTCGGCCTGCATGTGCGCGACGAGGGCCTGCTCTTCTCCGCTCTGGCGCGACCCGCCGCCGGCATGTTCGGCGTCGATGCGTATCCGACGTTCGCGGAGAAGGCGGCGGCCCTGATGAGCTCCGTCGCCCAGAATCACGCACTGTTCGACGGGAACAAGCGCACAGCGCTCTATCTCACCTTCATCTTCATCCGGCTGAACGGCTACGACATCACCTTCACGAACGACGAAGCCTTCGAGTTCGTCATCGATGTCGCGCAGAGCCGGATGGATCTCGGGGAGATCGCCCAGGTTCTCGCCGCCCACATCCGTCCGGTGGACGACCGCGGCTGA
- a CDS encoding phage holin family protein yields MRFIIRVVVNAFAIWVVTLIPVLQVTVRAFPPGETLQLVLTLLAVGALFALVNTIIGTVVKIVAFPLYILTFGLIGFLINGFLLWLTAWITSSFGWGLTVESFWWGVLAALIISIINGIFGFILRPQNKRSRRD; encoded by the coding sequence ATGCGCTTCATCATCCGGGTCGTCGTCAACGCGTTCGCCATCTGGGTCGTCACGCTCATCCCCGTGCTCCAGGTCACGGTGCGCGCCTTCCCGCCGGGCGAGACGCTCCAGCTCGTCCTGACGCTGCTCGCGGTCGGAGCCCTCTTCGCGCTGGTGAACACCATCATCGGCACGGTCGTGAAGATCGTCGCCTTCCCGCTGTACATCCTCACGTTCGGCCTCATCGGCTTCCTCATCAACGGCTTCCTGCTCTGGCTGACCGCCTGGATCACCAGCAGCTTCGGGTGGGGTCTGACGGTCGAGTCGTTCTGGTGGGGCGTTCTCGCCGCCCTGATCATCTCGATCATCAACGGCATCTTCGGCTTCATCCTGCGCCCGCAGAACAAGCGCTCCCGCCGCGACTGA
- a CDS encoding low molecular weight protein-tyrosine-phosphatase has protein sequence MTARDPFRVIFVCTGNICRSPMAEVVFRDLAERQGLGAQIVSRSAGTGDWHLGERADHRTIDALARRGYDGSLHRARQFTAASFAENDLVVALDRTHERILREWAGDEDEDGKVTLLLAFDPDASTHDVPDPYYAGPEMFDSVLGMIETATRGLFRQLEPALRLPRTPRAFGA, from the coding sequence GTGACAGCCCGAGATCCCTTCCGCGTGATCTTCGTCTGCACCGGCAACATCTGCCGCTCCCCCATGGCGGAGGTCGTGTTCCGGGACCTCGCGGAGCGGCAGGGTCTCGGCGCCCAGATCGTCTCGCGCAGCGCGGGCACCGGGGACTGGCACCTCGGAGAGCGCGCCGACCACCGCACCATCGACGCCCTCGCCCGCCGCGGATACGACGGCTCGCTGCACCGCGCCCGCCAGTTCACCGCCGCCTCCTTCGCTGAGAACGACCTCGTCGTGGCCCTGGACCGCACGCATGAGCGCATCCTCCGCGAATGGGCCGGGGACGAGGATGAGGACGGCAAGGTGACCCTCCTCCTCGCTTTCGACCCCGACGCCTCGACGCATGACGTCCCCGACCCGTACTACGCGGGCCCGGAGATGTTCGATTCGGTGCTCGGTATGATCGAGACGGCGACTCGCGGCTTGTTCCGCCAGCTCGAACCCGCCCTGCGCCTGCCCCGCACGCCCCGAGCCTTCGGGGCCTGA
- the purB gene encoding adenylosuccinate lyase, whose product MTFQPSLPPQPLSPLDGRYRAAVTGLADFLSEAGLNRARVEVEVEWLIALTDRSLFETTPLSDDDKERLRALYRDFGQAEIDWLAEKEAVTQHDVKAIEYLVRDRLSTLGLDHIAELTHFACTSEDINSASYALTVKRAVEEVWLPALDTVIAKLRELAVEHADAAMLSRTHGQPATPSTMGKELAVFAWRLERVRSQIAGSEYLAKFSGATGTWSAHLAADPDADWPTIAREYIEGLGLGFNPLTTQIESHDWQVELYDRVRHAGGILHNLATDIWTYISLGYFAQIPVAGATGSSTMPHKINPIRFENAEANLEISGALLASLGQTLVTSRLQRDLTDSTTQRNIGVAFGHSLLALDNLRRGLNAISLSRDVLLADLDVNWEVLAEAIQTVIRAEVVAGRSSIQDPYALLKELTRGHRVGAADLAEFVEGLEIGDAAKQRLLALTPATYTGIAERLAR is encoded by the coding sequence CTGACTTTCCAGCCTTCGCTCCCGCCCCAGCCCCTCAGCCCCCTCGACGGCCGCTACCGCGCCGCCGTCACCGGGCTCGCGGACTTCCTCTCCGAGGCCGGACTCAACCGCGCCAGGGTCGAGGTGGAGGTGGAGTGGCTGATCGCCCTCACCGACCGTTCGCTGTTCGAGACGACTCCGCTGTCGGACGACGACAAGGAGCGCCTGCGCGCGCTGTACCGCGACTTCGGGCAGGCCGAGATCGACTGGCTCGCCGAGAAGGAGGCCGTCACGCAGCACGACGTGAAGGCCATCGAGTACCTCGTGCGCGACCGGCTCTCGACGCTCGGCCTCGACCACATCGCCGAGCTGACGCACTTCGCCTGCACGAGCGAGGACATCAACTCCGCGTCCTACGCCCTCACGGTCAAGCGCGCGGTCGAGGAGGTCTGGCTCCCGGCCCTCGACACCGTGATCGCGAAGCTGCGCGAACTCGCGGTCGAGCACGCCGACGCCGCCATGCTGTCCCGCACGCACGGCCAGCCCGCGACACCCTCGACCATGGGCAAGGAGCTCGCGGTCTTCGCCTGGCGCCTGGAGCGCGTGCGCAGCCAGATCGCCGGCTCCGAGTACCTCGCGAAGTTCTCCGGGGCGACCGGCACCTGGTCCGCCCACCTCGCAGCCGACCCCGATGCGGACTGGCCGACCATCGCCCGCGAGTACATCGAGGGTCTGGGTCTCGGGTTCAACCCGCTGACGACGCAGATCGAGTCGCACGACTGGCAGGTCGAGCTCTACGACCGCGTGCGTCACGCCGGCGGCATCCTGCACAACCTGGCCACCGACATCTGGACCTACATCTCGCTCGGCTACTTCGCGCAGATCCCGGTCGCCGGGGCCACCGGCTCCTCGACGATGCCGCACAAGATCAACCCGATCCGCTTCGAGAACGCCGAGGCCAACCTCGAGATCTCGGGCGCCCTGCTGGCGTCGCTCGGCCAGACACTCGTCACCAGCCGCCTGCAGCGCGACCTCACGGACTCCACCACACAGCGCAACATCGGCGTCGCGTTCGGGCACTCGCTGCTCGCTCTCGACAACCTGCGCCGCGGCCTGAACGCGATCTCGCTCTCGCGGGACGTGCTGCTCGCCGACCTCGATGTGAACTGGGAGGTGCTGGCCGAGGCGATCCAGACGGTGATCCGCGCCGAGGTCGTCGCCGGCCGGTCGAGCATCCAGGACCCGTATGCGCTGCTCAAGGAGCTCACGCGCGGTCACCGCGTCGGTGCCGCCGACCTCGCCGAGTTCGTGGAGGGCCTGGAGATCGGCGACGCGGCCAAGCAGCGCCTCCTCGCGCTGACCCCCGCGACCTACACCGGCATCGCGGAGCGCCTCGCCCGCTGA